From Paenibacillus graminis, a single genomic window includes:
- a CDS encoding glycosyltransferase encodes MVELVLTINDKDGSYTEHAAVVLASIFSKTEQTIRVHIVHDDSLSEESKLKLTQMVDVFHHNILFYHVTIPGDMQEVAAGVHKIDYWTMASMYRLLLPIIIQTERVIYLDCDILVNMDINELWSVDLGDRYLGAVLDQGENLLEYFTSMGLSAELYFNSGVILFHLDNIRKKENWYGEMLNFLRNFPKMTMPDQDVLNAVYSCNYLQLDQCFNTFAKNELDLEHKIIHFAGDSKWWDADSPHAELYNNFRAMTPWGWGGGYAPEPVFEPVQANIPVNPPAPEVQFPEPPVHEVQLLAPPVQEIQPPAPPIQEIPVAEAPAPPPDCIPVKRRYRRKLRRTLRLRRRLRRKKIIRARYRSIKRARLIKYRYVRRSILKLRRKKLRTVRRRKHVIKHLSLRKSRTSLKRKHKRKLYKAG; translated from the coding sequence ATGGTTGAATTGGTTTTAACAATTAACGACAAAGACGGAAGCTATACGGAGCATGCGGCTGTTGTTCTTGCCTCGATTTTTTCCAAGACCGAGCAAACGATCAGAGTGCACATTGTGCATGATGATTCCTTAAGTGAGGAAAGCAAGTTAAAACTCACTCAGATGGTCGATGTATTTCATCACAACATCTTGTTTTATCATGTTACAATTCCTGGGGATATGCAGGAAGTGGCAGCAGGCGTGCATAAAATCGACTACTGGACAATGGCCAGTATGTATCGTTTGCTGCTTCCGATAATTATCCAGACAGAACGAGTGATTTACCTGGATTGCGATATTTTGGTGAATATGGATATTAATGAACTATGGAGCGTTGACCTGGGAGACCGTTATTTGGGGGCAGTATTGGATCAAGGGGAAAATTTGCTGGAGTACTTTACTTCAATGGGGCTAAGTGCGGAGCTGTACTTTAACTCAGGCGTCATTCTGTTTCACCTGGACAATATCCGCAAAAAAGAGAACTGGTATGGAGAAATGCTTAATTTCCTGCGTAATTTCCCAAAGATGACCATGCCTGACCAGGACGTTCTGAATGCGGTGTACAGCTGCAACTATTTACAATTGGACCAGTGCTTTAATACGTTCGCTAAGAATGAGCTCGATTTAGAGCATAAAATTATTCATTTCGCCGGAGACAGCAAATGGTGGGATGCAGATTCCCCCCATGCAGAGCTATACAATAATTTCCGTGCCATGACCCCCTGGGGCTGGGGTGGAGGGTATGCGCCAGAACCGGTTTTCGAGCCGGTTCAAGCCAACATCCCGGTGAACCCGCCTGCTCCAGAAGTTCAGTTCCCTGAACCTCCGGTTCATGAAGTTCAGCTGTTGGCCCCACCGGTTCAAGAAATTCAGCCTCCGGCCCCTCCAATTCAGGAAATCCCCGTCGCTGAAGCGCCTGCTCCGCCCCCGGATTGCATTCCAGTGAAGCGGCGGTACAGACGGAAACTCCGCAGAACCTTGCGGCTAAGACGCAGACTGAGAAGAAAAAAAATAATCCGCGCCCGGTATCGTTCGATTAAGCGCGCAAGGCTGATTAAGTACCGGTATGTAAGAAGAAGCATTCTGAAACTGAGAAGGAAAAAACTGCGGACAGTGAGAAGAAGAAAACATGTAATCAAACACCTTTCACTGAGAAAAAGCAGAACCTCTCTGAAGCGTAAGCATAAGCGTAAACTTTATAAAGCAGGCTGA
- a CDS encoding sugar phosphate nucleotidyltransferase, giving the protein MKGLILCAGRGTRLQPSTYTKPKCMLPVNGEYILVTIIKKLVAAGITEIGIVVNHSQGEIRQTIGDGERWNASLTFLLQEEPMGLADAVKSAKSFMADSPFILMLGDNLYEGDIVPLIRSLEADKAVASILLQQVKDPSQFGVAVIDAGQIVGLEEKPKYPKSDLAIVGVYALTAAIWPAMDRLIPSPRGEYEMTDAIQLLITEGRHVVYSIATEPFFDIGTHDRWLEANRYKMDQDPQNFGKPSGTHSSVQWIPPVRIDPTATVTNSVVGPYVYIGPNSVVEDCILSDSILTDQVALSHVHAEGSVFGSYVHLAEQEIQERPARHILGDRARVTRTQAGLQNDSK; this is encoded by the coding sequence ATGAAAGGGTTAATTCTATGCGCCGGCCGGGGAACCAGACTGCAGCCTTCAACCTATACCAAACCAAAGTGCATGTTACCCGTTAACGGGGAGTATATTCTTGTCACTATTATTAAAAAACTTGTTGCGGCCGGAATTACCGAGATTGGAATCGTTGTGAACCATTCGCAGGGAGAGATCCGGCAAACGATTGGGGATGGGGAGCGGTGGAACGCCTCTTTAACCTTTCTTCTGCAGGAAGAACCTATGGGGCTGGCGGATGCGGTAAAAAGCGCGAAGTCATTTATGGCGGATTCCCCGTTTATATTGATGCTTGGCGATAATTTGTATGAAGGGGATATAGTGCCCTTAATCCGGTCATTGGAAGCAGACAAGGCTGTGGCTTCAATACTGCTCCAGCAGGTTAAGGACCCTAGTCAATTTGGTGTCGCTGTCATCGATGCCGGACAAATTGTCGGTTTGGAGGAAAAGCCTAAATATCCCAAATCGGATTTGGCTATTGTTGGCGTCTACGCTCTTACTGCAGCTATCTGGCCGGCAATGGACAGGCTGATACCCTCCCCTCGTGGAGAATACGAGATGACAGATGCCATTCAATTGTTAATTACAGAAGGCAGACATGTGGTGTACAGCATAGCGACTGAACCGTTTTTTGATATCGGGACCCATGACAGATGGCTTGAAGCGAATCGCTACAAGATGGATCAGGATCCGCAGAACTTTGGGAAACCATCCGGCACGCACAGCTCTGTTCAGTGGATTCCTCCGGTTAGAATTGATCCGACTGCCACCGTAACGAACAGTGTGGTGGGACCATATGTGTATATTGGCCCGAATAGTGTGGTCGAAGATTGCATTCTATCCGATAGCATTTTGACGGACCAGGTGGCATTGTCCCATGTTCATGCAGAGGGAAGTGTTTTCGGCTCATATGTTCATCTGGCTGAACAGGAAATTCAAGAGCGGCCGGCCCGTCATATTCTGGGCGATCGTGCAAGAGTTACAAGAACCCAGGCCGGCTTGCAGAACGATTCAAAATAA